A single region of the Lotus japonicus ecotype B-129 chromosome 4, LjGifu_v1.2 genome encodes:
- the LOC130712621 gene encoding uncharacterized protein LOC130712621, protein MAVGCWQDKGRTKHEVWRQGWFVGRVGGRQDTRGTGKSKKGPDTAQVAARKARKENDGARKARLKMPPRQDPSNAQLAQAMAQLAQVVAQQAAATAANNAAQAQREAKEHTWRAQQQARELAQAHTRGLDDFKRQDPPRFSGESDPENADLWIQELEKIFGVLQTPDDTKVVLATYMLLGDAEYWWRSARQILEASNRVVTWDTFKRAFLDKYFPETAREEKETQFLKLHQGGMSVGEYAAKMEALSKHFRFFQLQVDEPYLCNRFMMGLRYDIKEIVRPLGIRQFQVLVEKAREVEAMKNRRGSRQVSGGPIWSNPQQLRKDDKGRKPFPKKPYQRPQVRGHSSGQRYSVVTTNTGAPIPRPEVICFKCHKPGYLANHCDDKAFNCWNCNKPGHLSRDCKEPKAETSRDTDRGKRPMATGRVYALSGQEASGGKNLIQGTCLIANAPLLVLFDSGATHSFISTDCARKLELTTTDLSFDLVVSTPGTKSMVTRTACLGCSMTYEGRKFFANFLCLPLDQLEVIIGMD, encoded by the exons ATGGCTGTCGGCTGTTGGCAAGACAAGGGCCGCACAAAGCACGAGGTCTGGCGGCAGGGTTGGTTTGTCGGGCGCGTGGGAGGAAGGCAGGACACGCGCGGCACGGGAAAAAGCAAAAAGGGGCCAGACACGGCGCAGGTGGCAGCACGGAAGGCAAGGAAAGAAAACGACGGCGCACGGAAGGCAAG GTTGAAGATGCCTCCACGACAAGATCCATCTAATGCTCAGTTGGCTCAAGCCATGGCTCAGCTGGCCCAAGTGGTGGCCCAGCAAGCTGCTGCAACTGCTGCCAACAATGCTGCTCAAGCTCAGCGAGAGGCTAAAGAGCATACTTGGAGGGCTCAGCAACAAGCTCGGGAGCTAGCTCAGGCTCATACCAGGGGGTTGGATGACTTCAAACGCCAGGATCCGCCGAGGTTCAGTGGTGAGTCGGATCCGGAAAACGCTGACCTTTGGATCCAGGAACTTGAGAAAATCTTTGGAGTGTTGCAGACCCCTGATGACACTAAGGTGGTGCTAGCTACGTACATGCTGCTGGGTGACgccgagtactggtggaggagcGCCAGACAGATATTGGAAGCAAGCAACAGAGTGGTCACTTGGGATACCTTCAAGAGGGCATTCCTTGACAAGTACTTCCCTGAGACTGCAAGGGAAGAGAAAGAAACCCAATTCCTGAAGCTCCACCAAGGAGGCATGTCTGTTGGAGAATATGCCGCCAAGATGGAGGCACTGTCAAAACATTTCCGATTCTTTCAGCTGCAGGTGGACGAGCCCTATCTGTGCAACCGTTTTATGATGGGGCTACGCTACGACATTAAGGAAATTGTTAGACCTCTGGGCATTCGTCAGTTCCAAGTGCTAGTGGAGAAAGCCAGAGAGGTGGAAGCCATGAAGAACCGTCGGGGAAGCCGACAAGTGAGTGGTGGGCCAATCTGGTCTAATCCACAACAACTGAGGAAAGATGATAAGGGAAGGAAGCCCTTCCCCAAGAAACCCTACCAACGTCCCCAAGTAAGAGGACACAGTTCAGGACAGCGCTACAGTGTAGTTACAACCAACACCGGGGCACCTATCCCACGCCCTGAAGTCATCTGCTTCAAGTGTCACAAACCGGGATATTTAGCCAACCACTGCGACGATAAGGCTTTCAACTGCTGGAATTGCAACAAGCCTGGACATCTGTCAAGGGATTGCAAGGAACCTAAGGCAGAGACATCTCGCGACACTGATAGGGGAAAGCGCCCTATGGCCACGGGAAGAGTTTATGCATTGTCTGGACAGGAGGCTTCCGGTGGTAAGAACCTTATTCAAGGCACCTGTTTAATAGCTAATGCTCCACTACTTGTCTTATTTGATTCGGGTGCTACCCATTCTTTCATATCTACGGACTGTGCAAGGAAGTTAGAGCTGACTACAACTGACTTGTCTTTTGATCTTGTGGTGTCGACCCCTGGCACCAAGAGTATGGTTACAAGGACAGCCTGTCTAGGGTGTTCCATGACCTACGAAGGTAGGAAGTTCTTCGCAAATTTCCTATGCTTACCCCTCGATCAACTAGAGGTAATCATTGGGATGGATTAG